AAGGAGAGAAGGAACATGTTTGGGAAatgttaaattttagttttttgattgaaaatatatcaaaataatatatatatatatatatatatatatatatatatatatatatatatatatatatatatcttaacatatcaaaacaattcaaaatttaaaaaataataatttaaaacttcaatttttttttctctcaaaaataCAGTTATATCCAATGCCAAACACCATCATAGTGTCTCTAGTGCCAAGGATATAGGTTGAAAGTCCCATTTGAGATAGGATGGAAATTGTGAAGAGATGAAGAACTGAGAGTAGAGCTGCAGAAGGTGTGGTTACGGGGCTGGTTAGAATATGGGTTAGGGCTTCTAGTCTTTTGCTCCCATGTGGTGTCTTCCATTGATTCATGACCACACTCTTGCCGATGAGGTTGGAATTTGGTAAGAATAGAAGAAGTACGCATAAAGTTACTGTGGAGGCGGGGCAGCCAAACTCTTATGCAGAATGGCCTTTTGGACTTACATGGGTCGAAAATAAAGCAAACAAGCTGGATGATTGGCATGGATTAGCTGATGAAGATGCATGGCCATCAGAAATTCGGAAGTCGATGATATGTGAATTTAGGAAACAAGATTATCAAAGGCCATATATTTATCAGAAAATCGGAAGTCAAGAATGTACAAGACAGTATGGAATCAAGAAAAACAGCAGCATATGATTTTCTCTACATTAAGCTATTTACCAATGAGAATGCAACAGGAGCACGAGGAGCTGCAATGGATTTAGTAACACCAGTTGGTTTGTAAAGTGCTAAACCAAACGCACCCTTCtgcatatcatatttttaaataatcaaaggAAATTCTGCTGTAAAGAGGGGAAAAGCTATCATAAATGCAGTGTGTTTAGGCTATCACGCAACGAGTATGAAGCAATAATTCCATTTCCCATACCGCCACTCAATACAGACGATATGGTACAAGAGTATAAATTTGGGCTTGAGGAGCTGCAAGAAGAACAGCAGTGAAACTGGGAACAAAACTCCAGCATGAtccaagaagaagatgaaacaaCATCATTGACACAGAGCAAACTGTTTCTCCCTTGCTTACTCGTAGGAAGCTGAATAGCTGATGCAGCATCCCACCCTGCTGTTCTTGTTAAAGTAAAAGAGAGTCCGGGAGCAGGGTAAGGGGCGAAGGAATGAATGGTTATTGGCATTTATACCACGAAAAATACTATTTTCTTGCTGGCAAGGCAGCCGGTGAACTCATGTCTTTACCATATATTGCACAGAATCTTTTAAACCAGGGGAAGGTTCGGGAGTTGTATGCTTTTGAGGGAGACTCTTGGCCAAAATGTGAACTGAACAACCCATGAGCAAACGGAAGATGTTCACCAGAAAGGTCACACTGAAGAACTGTAAATCCACACAAAGGAATTAATTTGGTCAATGCCTACATATGTGATAATTTACCAGGCAAAAGAGACCCAGTTCTTTTAGTAGCATTGCAATTGTTCATAATGTGAGGAGATGTTTTTTTAGTAGTGTTGTTATTGTTCATAATGTGAGGAGGTATTaaaacttcatttatttttcctaaataatatcaacaaattGACCAAGACAAGCAAAAATATCCTGTTTTTACCTCTAAAAAAGTCCATCTTGGTCTCGCACAAAGCTGGAAATTCATGTATAATTAGAagaaataacctaaaaaaaaagataaggtcaacttctattaatttttaaaatctataactCTGATCATGAGACCAAAATCAACCCcataaaacaaaaatcctaaaaaataatatagcaaAGATTatatatcaacaaaatattaagggatgaaattgaaaaaaaaaaaaactaaaaaagtagcaataaaaagaagattaaatttgatgtaaatttaaattaaaatcaaatattgaggaatgaaattgaaaacaaaattcaaatagtaaaataaaaaaaaacaaacagtaatcaaaagaatgaggatcaaatatgatttaaaaattaaatgaaatcaatTGATGAGGGGaaatatctaagaaaaaaacaataaaaaaataaggaccaaattagataaaaaaacaaacaaaagggcCATTAATATTTTGGCAAAGAGAAGAAttagaaaagagaggagaaaaaaaaatctatcgaATCTTAACTATTGCTCTATTATGTACATGCACATCactaatgaaaaaattatggaGAGGCGCTTCTAATGCCTCCCTATAAGGCAGCGTCTAGAAGTGGGATGATGCAACAAGCACTGTCCAAAGAGCATGGACATCACTTACTTGTTGGTGCGCACACCAACaactctttttaaaataatatctatgtttgtcaaaaaatcaaattgcccccgataaactttttaataactaaaaaatcaatttgaaaaaaaaaaaaaacccttgaatgCAAGCTTGAGAAAATTTTCTATTAAGAATAATATAGCCTTTACATcatgcttttaaaatataaaaataccaagttACCCCCTATCAGCCTTCTAACAAATTTTGCTTGTAATGGTAATgtagtttttaactttttttattgtgtagataaaagataaaaatattgaattgtccctaattaaccttttttaatttttttttctttttgtaataatataatctttatattgtacatttaaaagataaaaaactgaATTGTCACTTATCAATCTTATAATGACTAATGACCCATATGGAAAAGACTATATTACCCCTAATAGCAGGgtcattgattttttgtttatatagtatttttatgacagtaaaataaaaacaaatacctcTAAGAGTAAAATAATCAATTGTTTCGGGTAGAGGTATAtaggtatttttaatttttcataagcAAGAGAATTACAAATGTACAATTAAATCCAAGAAATTCAATGCATTGAGGTTAGGGGTATTAGAGTCTTTTGGCTCCAGTTTTGTTGTTGATTGTTGGTTTTCATGAGGGTGGATTATtaatttaccattaaaataatatttttcattataaaaaagtGTTGATGCCTGTTCAACATGCATAAGCAAATGCACCATTTAGACGACGTGTCGTCGGtggaagtttgattttttttcctttcttttctcttttacgACAAGTAATATACATCATTGTCctctttattttctaattttcaattccaatcctcattctcttaatttcttatttcattccttttccatttatagaagttatttttgttttcaatttagtccttctaTTACAatatctcatatttttttagtccttattctttaatttcttattttgttcttatttcttttatagaagtttttttttcaatttagtcctccaattacacttttttatatgttttttttttcatttcggtcctcttttttttattagttgttttttcttggcacttttgttgaagttttttggctttcaattttttgttgttttttttctagtttaaccctcattattttgatttttttttcattttattaaagatatttttcaattcaatttaaccctccaatttaggatttttttatccctctaattaattttttttcacccttattttttaagatctttttgtgtaattaatttttttcatgattttatctttcaacatttaatttgttgGAGATTCGGCTTTGTATGATCTTATTGTTAtgcactggttttttttttttttaatattggttttgtgattattttcaagttttttcattgaatttattTCGGTCTCATGACATAGGTCacatgttttatatgttttttttagttgttctgtttctgttttatttttcaagattttattctaatttatttataatatttttatacaaataactttgatttttaaaaaataaaaaatatttattttgaaataatattgatgatgtgTTTGGTCTTGCGTAAGATTGTTTATGGCACGTGtttatttgtcaatttcatttatatttatcttttaatttataagttttttaggatgtgaatttattttttattaatttaaataaataagttcagTAAACACAATCaagttaaaatgttattttatagaattaaatatcttaatttatatttatctcttgattttttaatttttttattataattaacaattttttatttatataaatagttattaatttatttatttaaatacttgcatgcttttaatttacattttgaattaaaaaaaaaagttaaaacagCCAATAttcctcatatatatatattttaaaaaaagcataacCCCGAGCGAATCACAGACTAAATGGCTAATATGACCTAAAATTCAAGGGAGGTAGGCCCGTTTAGAgtaaaacaaaaggtaaaatACAATAATTCGAAAAACACCACTAAAGCgtaaaaagaagataaatttcCTCACTGTGACACCAATCTTTCTGGAAAATTCCACATCTTTCTTGCTGGCCCTCAAGATGTTCGAGACACATCCTTCTCTTTCTCATTTTATCCCCCCCTCTTGCCCATCAAAACCAACACCACATCCCCAACGAGCAGCAATAAAACACACTACAACCCCAGCACCGCAGCGTATAACCAGTTTTTGAACTCTCAAGTTTTGGCAGGAAATTAGTTAAAGAAGAGTAGAAATCTCATTATAGTAATGGGTGTGGATTACTACAACACATTGAAGGTTGACAAGAATGCTAAAGATGAAGACTTGAAGAAGGCTTATAGAAAGCTAGCTATGAAATGGCATCCTGATAAGAACCCGAATAACAAGAAAGAAGCTGAGGCCAAATTCAAACAGATCTCTGAAGCTTACGAGGTTGGTATCATGATCACTCTACCTAGTATCTCTATTCTATACATAATAATTCTTTATTGCTATATGTTTTTCATGCTCTCTGCACATGGAGTGATAGCTCTGTTCTAGAGGGGCAGCTACTTATCTGGGCTGTCGGCAATCGGTCACCTTTCACGTTGAAATCACATTTCAGGATTTGGGTTTTGCTTTTTTCCCATAATTGCTGGCCTTTTTAGGATTTCCCCATCAAAATCTCCTCTGTTTTTATGGTGTTTAGACAATATATTGCCTCTCATATTTGGTCTCTTTTCAGATCATGCAGAACTAAATAGGAACTCATGTTTTGTATGCTGATTATTTTAAAGGTTCTAAGTGATCCTCAAAAGAGAGCAATTTATGATCAATATGGAGAAGAAGGGCTTAAAGGTCAGGTTCCACCACCAGAAGCTGGTGGTCCAGGAGGAGCAACCTTCTTCTCAACAGGAGATGGGCCGGCAACATTCAGATTCAATCCGAGAAATGCTGATGACATTTTTGCTGAATTTTTCGGCTTCTCGAGTCCGTTTGGAGGAAtgggaggtggtggtggtggtatgAGGGGTGGTTCGAGGTCATTTGGTGGAATGTTTGGGGATGatatttttagttcttttgGCGAGGGACGTCCAATCAATTCAGCTCCTCGGAAGGCTCCTCCAATAGAGAATACATTGCCTTGTAGCCTGGAGGAGCTCTACAAGGGGACCactaaaaagatgaagatttcAAGGGAGATTGCTGATGTTAGTGGGTAAGTGGTACCTTAACCATCTTGTCTTTCTACTTGTATGCCTATATTAATAGACAGCAATTGCATGCTTTGATTTGTATCAGACTTTATATCTTAATTTTGGCGATGGTGTGTTCCTTCATGTCTTTTGGATGCTTTGAACTTGATGGGATTTAACTTTCCGTGCTCCCCTAGCCAACCTTTCTTCAGCATGATCCTTTCTCTCGCATATATTAACTGCTGGTTTTGTGGTACAGGAAAACACTGCCCGTGGAGGAAATCTTGACTATTGATATCAAGCCTGGTTGGAAAAAGGGAACAAAAATAACCTTCCCGGAGAAAGGTAATGAGCAGCCAAATGTTATCCCCGCAGATCTTGTCTTCGTAATCGATGAGAAACCACACAGCACATTCTCAAGGGAAGGCAACGATTTGGTTGTGACGAAGAAGATATCTCTTGTAGAAGCTCTAACAGGCTGCACCGTTCATCTCACGACCTTGGATGGGAGGACCCTCACCATCCCCGTCAACAACGTGATTCATCCGGACTATGAGGAAGTAGTCGCCAAGGAAGGTATGCCGCTACCGAAGGACCCATCAAAGAGGGGCAACTTGAGAATCAAGTTCGACATCAAATTCCCAACAAGGCTATCTGCTGAGCAGAAGTCAGGAATCAAGAAACTATTAAATTCTTAGATCCGGCCGATAGTACATGTGAATATTCTTCGAGATGGTTGTGAGTTTCTGCCTCTGTCTTGTGTCTGTATGGCTGAATCAATAGAGCATTCATTGTCAGGATGAATAAAAAGCAGCGGTTTCAGCCTGTGCCCTTTTGGATTATATAGTGTGTACTAATGATAACTACTAAACGAAGTCATAAGAAGATGCTTGTCTTAAACGGCACTGGAATGCTATGGAATAGTTTCGTTCTTGTGCTCTCTAGGTGTGTGGCTAGCAAAGACAGGGAGATGATACCATATTTTGTTGCTCTTGGGCTATTGGCTCTTCAAGTATTTTACGTTCGCCGTCGATTGGAAACAGAGGCAGCCAGGGGAGCCGCTGGGTCTCCCTGTCATGCTTCATGGAAGGATGTGAAAATCCCCAGCCCCGAGCTTGCGCTTACAAGCTTCTCCTCGGCGTTTCTTGTTTCCTTCGCTAAGAAAGAAATTCTCATGAAAAGGGAAAATGTAACGTTAATTTGCTATATTGACAAATCAGTGTCAGACAAAACTTCAtataaaatagaacaaaaaaaaaaggggaaaagcCTCATTTTCCAGGACACGCTTACAGATACAATCCAATGCCTCACTAACAATGATGAATTACAACGCGAATCTGTCTAATTACTTTCTACCTCCTCTTTCTGCTATGTATTGCCCGCTAAAATAGAGTAAGGGGCAATTCTCTTTCTTACTTCCCCCTATTATACAATAATTTAGCTGGTTGCCAGTCAAGCTGCGTGATTCAAAATTGTTAAGGCAGCTCAAATATATGACTATATCAAGCGCATTAGCAAATATGCTTCAGTCACTGTACTCGTCTGAATCCGCAGAGTCCATACCTTCATCACTCTGCACCCGATTGGCAGCTCTGTCTGATCCATCACTCATTTCCATGTCCCCCTCTGAATCATCCTCTCCCATGGCTTCAATGCCGTTAGAAACATTTGCATCATCATCACTCACCTCCATTGGATTTCTATTCCAGCCATTCGAAATGCCATTGAAACCTGGTTCCCAGTTTCCTTGCCCATATACCTCTTCAACATTATCATCAGATTCTGCTTCTTCCATAATGTTGCTGTTATCATCACCATTCATCCTGCCCTTTTTAACACTCCAATCTTCATCACCAATGTTTCCGAATGATTTAACATAGTTGTTGTGGACAGCTGATTTTTTCGATAGGTAGCTCGTGGAGGCAGCCTTGTCAG
This is a stretch of genomic DNA from Populus alba chromosome 11, ASM523922v2, whole genome shotgun sequence. It encodes these proteins:
- the LOC118031383 gene encoding uncharacterized protein, which encodes MGVDYYNTLKVDKNAKDEDLKKAYRKLAMKWHPDKNPNNKKEAEAKFKQISEAYEVLSDPQKRAIYDQYGEEGLKGQVPPPEAGGPGGATFFSTGDGPATFRFNPRNADDIFAEFFGFSSPFGGMGGGGGGMRGGSRSFGGMFGDDIFSSFGEGRPINSAPRKAPPIENTLPCSLEELYKGTTKKMKISREIADVSGKTLPVEEILTIDIKPGWKKGTKITFPEKGNEQPNVIPADLVFVIDEKPHSTFSREGNDLVVTKKISLVEALTGCTVHLTTLDGRTLTIPVNNVIHPDYEEVVAKEGMPLPKDPSKRGNLRIKFDIKFPTRLSAEQKSGIKKLLNS